From Actinopolyspora lacussalsi, a single genomic window includes:
- a CDS encoding large subunit ribosomal protein L22 (product_source=KO:K02890; cath_funfam=3.90.470.10; cog=COG0091; ko=KO:K02890; pfam=PF00237; superfamily=54843; tigrfam=TIGR01044): MNARTDDSAAVENPRAVARARFVRVSPMKARRVVDLIRGRSASEALDVLKFAPQTASGQVSKVLASAMANAENNNALDPSTLWVHRAYVDEGPTLKRFRPRAQGRAFRIRKRTSHITVEVESRQPKGQGKSRKRSQKGSAR, from the coding sequence GCGGTTGAGAATCCGCGTGCAGTGGCGCGGGCCCGCTTCGTCCGCGTGTCGCCCATGAAGGCGCGGCGCGTGGTCGATCTCATCAGGGGTCGAAGCGCCAGCGAAGCCCTGGACGTGCTCAAGTTCGCGCCGCAGACCGCCAGCGGTCAGGTGTCGAAGGTGCTCGCCAGTGCGATGGCCAACGCGGAGAACAACAACGCGCTCGATCCGAGCACGCTGTGGGTACACCGCGCGTATGTGGACGAGGGACCGACGCTGAAGCGGTTCCGCCCGCGTGCTCAGGGCCGGGCCTTCCGGATCCGCAAGCGGACCAGCCACATCACGGTCGAGGTCGAGTCGCGCCAGCCGAAGGGCCAGGGCAAGTCTCGTAAGCGCAGCCAGAAGGGGAGTGCCCGGTAG